A stretch of Imperialibacter roseus DNA encodes these proteins:
- a CDS encoding FAD-binding and (Fe-S)-binding domain-containing protein: protein MQNTLKSFGSTLEGEFFIDDVLRRLYATDASAYKEMPLAVAMPKSISDIKKLIEFARQHKTSLIPRTAGTSLAGQVVGSGIVVDVSKHFTRILEVNKEEKWVRLHPGVVRDDLNKHLAPFGLMFAPETSTANRAMVGGMVGNNSCGSNSVVYGSTREHLLEAKVILSDGSDAVFHSLDPDEFIKKIENNSTLENQIYRELFDILNDAENQAEIEREFPKVSIPRRNTGYAMDMLLREKPFIETGPDFNLCSLLAGSEGTLAFITELKLNLVPLPPKDRALVCVHYNTIEESLRGNLIALKYNPSACELIDKIILDCTKSNIEQNKNRFFIQGDPGAILVVEIGRGTAEERDRDVAAMIAEMQSVGLGYHFPVLFGDDMGKIWTLRKAGLGLLANMPGDAKAVPVIEDTAVDVNELPEYIREFNEILHKYGLSSVHYAHASTGELHLRPILDLKTAEGQQMFRTIAEEIATLVKKYKGSLSGEHGDGRLRGEFIPLMVGQKNYELMERIKDVFDPENILNPGKIVRTPPMDTSLRYTIGQGTKEIDTLFDFSDTLGIVRAAEQCNGSGDCRKTHLSGGTMCPSFMATRNEKETTRARANMLREMLTSSTKKNPFDHKEIKEVMDLCLSCKGCKSECPSNVDMGKLKAEFTQHYHEANGIPFRSRMVAGFAKASKLASIAPGLYNFSISNPVTAPIIKAFLGFAQDRPIPRLSTTTFRAWFEKKFKPTVDPSEAKGSVLMFCDEFTDYNDAEIGATAVKLLDKLGYVVEMPAHEESGRAHLSKGLIKEAKKLAEKNIKLLAGKVSNEKPLLGIEPSTIFSFRDEYIDLTRGELKEQAKAIAENTFLIDQFLASEMEKGNIKAEQFTEEKKRIRLHGHCHQKALSSVVPSKKMLSLPKNYEVMMIPSGCCGMAGSFGYEKEHYEVSMQIGELVLFPTVRKEADDTIIAAPGTSCRHQIKDGTDRVAKHPVEVLWEALV from the coding sequence ATGCAAAACACCTTAAAATCCTTCGGCTCGACCCTGGAAGGAGAGTTCTTTATTGACGATGTGCTGCGGAGGTTATACGCTACGGATGCGTCCGCCTACAAGGAAATGCCGCTCGCTGTGGCTATGCCAAAGAGCATTTCCGACATCAAGAAACTTATTGAATTTGCTCGTCAGCATAAAACCTCTCTGATTCCACGTACTGCTGGTACCTCGCTGGCAGGCCAGGTGGTGGGCAGCGGCATTGTAGTAGACGTGTCCAAGCATTTTACCCGGATACTTGAGGTAAACAAGGAAGAAAAGTGGGTGCGGCTGCATCCGGGCGTTGTGCGTGATGATTTGAACAAACACCTGGCACCTTTCGGCCTGATGTTTGCTCCGGAGACGTCCACAGCCAATAGGGCGATGGTAGGTGGGATGGTCGGTAACAACTCCTGCGGCTCCAATTCTGTGGTGTACGGCAGCACCCGTGAGCACCTGCTGGAAGCAAAAGTAATCCTAAGTGATGGCTCCGATGCAGTCTTTCATTCACTGGACCCGGACGAGTTCATCAAGAAGATAGAAAATAATTCCACCCTCGAAAATCAAATTTACAGGGAGCTATTCGATATTCTAAATGATGCCGAAAACCAGGCGGAAATTGAGCGGGAATTCCCCAAGGTAAGCATCCCCAGGCGCAACACAGGGTATGCCATGGACATGCTCCTGAGGGAAAAGCCTTTCATCGAAACAGGCCCCGACTTCAATCTTTGCTCGCTGCTGGCTGGATCCGAAGGCACGCTTGCTTTTATCACTGAATTGAAGCTTAATCTTGTACCACTTCCCCCAAAAGACAGGGCACTGGTTTGCGTTCACTATAATACCATCGAAGAAAGCTTGCGGGGCAACCTCATTGCGCTCAAATACAACCCAAGTGCCTGCGAGCTCATCGACAAGATCATTCTCGATTGTACCAAGAGCAACATCGAACAGAACAAAAACAGGTTCTTTATTCAAGGAGACCCGGGAGCCATTTTGGTGGTTGAAATCGGAAGGGGAACAGCCGAAGAAAGAGACAGAGATGTTGCAGCAATGATTGCTGAGATGCAGTCAGTTGGCCTGGGCTATCATTTTCCAGTTCTCTTTGGCGACGATATGGGTAAGATATGGACCTTGAGAAAAGCAGGGCTCGGGTTGTTGGCCAACATGCCCGGAGATGCCAAAGCCGTTCCGGTGATTGAGGACACCGCTGTGGATGTAAACGAGCTGCCGGAGTATATCAGGGAGTTCAATGAGATTCTTCATAAATATGGACTGAGCAGCGTGCATTATGCACATGCCAGCACAGGAGAGCTGCACCTCCGTCCTATTCTTGACCTTAAGACCGCCGAGGGCCAGCAAATGTTCCGCACCATTGCCGAGGAAATAGCGACCCTGGTGAAAAAATACAAAGGTAGCTTAAGTGGAGAGCATGGCGACGGCAGACTGAGAGGGGAGTTCATCCCTCTGATGGTGGGCCAGAAAAACTATGAGTTGATGGAGAGGATCAAAGATGTCTTTGATCCGGAAAATATCCTGAACCCCGGCAAGATTGTCCGCACACCGCCGATGGATACGTCTCTTCGGTATACAATCGGGCAGGGGACCAAAGAAATTGACACGCTCTTTGATTTTTCCGATACCCTTGGCATCGTTCGGGCAGCTGAGCAATGCAACGGCTCAGGCGACTGTAGAAAAACCCATTTGAGCGGAGGGACCATGTGCCCGAGCTTTATGGCTACCCGTAACGAGAAAGAAACCACCAGAGCAAGGGCGAACATGCTCAGGGAAATGCTGACCAGCAGCACAAAGAAAAACCCATTCGATCACAAAGAGATCAAAGAAGTGATGGATTTGTGCCTGTCGTGCAAAGGCTGCAAATCAGAGTGCCCCAGCAATGTGGACATGGGTAAACTGAAAGCAGAGTTCACACAGCATTATCACGAAGCGAATGGCATCCCCTTCCGCAGCAGAATGGTGGCCGGTTTTGCCAAAGCCAGCAAGCTGGCATCCATAGCCCCTGGCTTGTACAATTTCAGCATCAGCAATCCGGTAACAGCACCTATTATTAAAGCATTCCTTGGCTTTGCTCAGGACAGGCCCATCCCGAGGTTAAGCACAACAACTTTTCGTGCCTGGTTTGAGAAGAAGTTTAAACCGACTGTAGATCCATCTGAAGCCAAAGGCAGCGTGCTCATGTTTTGCGACGAGTTTACCGACTATAACGACGCTGAAATTGGGGCGACGGCTGTCAAGCTGCTGGACAAGCTAGGCTATGTCGTGGAAATGCCTGCTCACGAAGAGTCAGGTCGGGCGCATCTGTCAAAAGGGCTGATCAAAGAAGCCAAAAAGTTGGCAGAAAAGAACATCAAGTTGCTGGCAGGTAAGGTATCAAATGAAAAGCCACTGCTGGGGATTGAACCAAGTACGATTTTCTCTTTCAGAGATGAATACATTGACCTGACAAGGGGAGAACTGAAGGAGCAGGCCAAAGCCATAGCGGAAAACACTTTCCTGATTGACCAATTTTTGGCTTCCGAAATGGAAAAGGGCAATATCAAGGCAGAGCAGTTTACAGAAGAAAAGAAAAGAATCAGGCTACATGGTCACTGTCACCAAAAGGCCTTGAGCTCGGTAGTGCCTTCCAAGAAAATGCTTAGCCTCCCTAAAAATTATGAGGTGATGATGATACCAAGTGGTTGCTGTGGGATGGCAGGCTCTTTTGGCTATGAGAAAGAACACTATGAGGTTTCCATGCAAATTGGGGAGCTGGTGCTCTTCCCAACAGTAAGGAAAGAAGCTGACGACACCATCATTGCCGCACCAGGCACAAGCTGCCGTCATCAGATCAAAGATGGAACCGACAGAGTGGCGAAGCATCCTGTGGAGGTGCTTTGGGAGGCGTTGGTTTAG
- a CDS encoding HigA family addiction module antitoxin has translation MIMKEYMMYDPSHPGEILREDYMEPLNIDVTSMAEKVMISRKQLSLILNEKAGISPLMSLKLAKVFGTSPEFFLRLQQQYDLAKARTEFEKIEKDLPVLYHEENPA, from the coding sequence ATGATAATGAAAGAATATATGATGTACGACCCCTCCCACCCAGGAGAAATCCTTCGTGAAGATTACATGGAGCCTCTAAATATAGATGTAACGTCCATGGCAGAGAAGGTGATGATATCAAGGAAGCAACTTTCCTTGATCTTGAATGAAAAAGCAGGCATCAGTCCGCTGATGTCTCTTAAACTAGCAAAGGTATTCGGGACAAGCCCCGAGTTTTTCCTTCGACTTCAGCAACAATATGATCTTGCCAAAGCGAGGACGGAATTTGAAAAAATTGAAAAAGACCTTCCTGTGCTATACCACGAAGAAAACCCGGCCTAG
- a CDS encoding type II toxin-antitoxin system RelE/ParE family toxin: MIISIKSKALERFLIKGDVSGVNQMHVKKLRRLVSRLNVASDLNDLSFPGSGFHPLKGYYALSVSGNWRLVFRFEKGDVIDLDYLDYH, encoded by the coding sequence GTGATTATTTCAATCAAAAGCAAAGCGCTAGAACGTTTCCTAATAAAAGGAGATGTATCTGGCGTGAATCAAATGCATGTCAAGAAGCTCCGAAGATTAGTTTCAAGGCTGAATGTGGCATCTGATTTAAATGACCTATCCTTTCCTGGTAGTGGTTTTCATCCATTGAAAGGATATTATGCTTTAAGTGTAAGTGGTAACTGGAGGTTGGTTTTTCGCTTCGAAAAGGGCGATGTTATTGACCTTGACTATCTGGATTATCACTAG
- a CDS encoding IS1595 family transposase, whose protein sequence is MGNNISTISKTYSTRTQCIAYLEKLRWNGKVISPFTGTDNVTKRKGTIYYHCNDTNKDFSVLHGTIFEGSKYPLPKWFLMIGLILNAKKGIAAKELQRNVGSTYKTAWYVAMRIRCAMIDDCIELNNIVEMDEAYVGGKKRKAPSNHPSISSVNTKRGRGTSKTPIVGIVERNGNVVLKVIEKLTTNNLMSFLKANVNTNTSIVMTDKLPAYKKFEEVVQHLTIDHGKGYAKGIVHVNTIEGFWSIVKNSIKGNYVAISRKYLPFYLVQAQYIYNRRDAKHDLFKEFMLRAVSEQKCLTYYQPKKAVTKIVYRAKKKVKC, encoded by the coding sequence ATGGGTAACAACATTTCAACCATATCCAAAACCTACTCCACCCGCACCCAGTGCATTGCATACCTGGAAAAGTTACGTTGGAACGGAAAGGTAATTTCTCCCTTCACTGGCACTGACAACGTGACCAAACGGAAAGGAACCATCTATTACCATTGTAATGACACCAATAAGGACTTTAGCGTACTACATGGTACCATATTCGAAGGCTCAAAATACCCCCTTCCTAAATGGTTTTTGATGATTGGGTTAATTCTAAACGCCAAAAAGGGTATTGCTGCCAAAGAACTACAAAGAAACGTTGGAAGCACCTACAAAACAGCGTGGTACGTGGCAATGAGAATACGTTGTGCAATGATCGACGATTGTATTGAACTCAATAATATCGTTGAAATGGATGAAGCCTACGTAGGAGGTAAAAAGCGAAAAGCGCCATCTAATCACCCATCCATTTCCAGTGTTAATACAAAGCGTGGCCGTGGTACTTCTAAGACGCCAATTGTCGGCATAGTCGAGCGAAATGGAAACGTAGTGTTGAAGGTCATTGAAAAGCTCACAACCAACAACCTAATGAGCTTTCTAAAAGCCAATGTTAATACCAACACCTCTATTGTAATGACTGACAAACTTCCTGCTTACAAGAAGTTTGAAGAGGTTGTTCAGCACCTAACTATCGACCACGGAAAAGGCTACGCCAAAGGTATTGTTCACGTCAACACAATAGAAGGATTTTGGTCGATAGTAAAGAACTCAATCAAGGGAAATTATGTGGCCATCAGTAGAAAGTATTTGCCTTTCTATTTGGTTCAAGCACAATACATTTACAACCGTCGAGATGCAAAGCATGACCTATTTAAAGAGTTCATGTTGCGTGCCGTGTCAGAGCAAAAGTGTCTGACCTACTATCAGCCCAAAAAGGCAGTCACCAAGATAGTTTACCGTGCTAAAAAGAAAGTAAAATGTTAG
- a CDS encoding DUF4190 domain-containing protein, whose amino-acid sequence MEIIRSMEHSLLTVGLYRNEKKKHSVLNSLSKAASATLFILLAGLVTLSGCSTPKYYRFHETTYSSGPTAKTLDRLANKSPIVEHALEGREISLEGELFSTAAQRDATSNHSKKKLRKDIKMIVRGSSGWNEMASAKKATGDVTPSQTDNVAEEPPKKNKAAGAAFTMFIISMLSILAAIVIAPEFLFFLFLLIPATIYGYIGLKQIKETGESGKGKALFTAIFGTCVLLFVLIFMIYFELEDGEWLLW is encoded by the coding sequence ATGGAAATCATTCGTTCGATGGAGCATAGCCTCCTAACAGTCGGTTTGTATCGCAACGAGAAGAAAAAACACTCAGTTCTCAATTCTCTAAGCAAAGCTGCCTCGGCAACTCTCTTTATTCTACTGGCGGGGTTAGTAACATTGTCTGGTTGTTCCACGCCCAAATACTATCGGTTTCATGAAACCACCTATTCTTCCGGCCCAACAGCAAAAACCCTGGATCGGCTGGCAAACAAGTCGCCTATAGTGGAGCATGCCCTGGAAGGCCGGGAAATTTCTTTGGAAGGTGAGTTGTTTAGCACTGCAGCGCAGAGGGATGCAACCTCCAATCACTCAAAAAAGAAACTTAGGAAAGACATCAAAATGATTGTTCGGGGAAGCTCGGGTTGGAATGAAATGGCCTCTGCGAAAAAGGCCACCGGGGATGTAACGCCAAGCCAGACCGACAATGTTGCTGAAGAGCCTCCGAAAAAAAACAAGGCAGCGGGGGCGGCATTTACTATGTTCATCATCTCTATGCTTAGCATTTTGGCCGCAATTGTTATTGCGCCAGAGTTCCTGTTTTTTCTGTTCTTGTTGATTCCAGCCACCATTTATGGCTATATCGGCTTGAAACAGATCAAAGAGACAGGAGAGTCTGGGAAAGGTAAAGCCCTATTTACGGCCATTTTTGGCACTTGCGTTTTGCTTTTCGTGCTAATATTCATGATCTATTTTGAGCTGGAAGACGGGGAGTGGTTGCTGTGGTGA
- a CDS encoding class II glutamine amidotransferase, protein MCRLLAYLGRPILMDKFLYEPKNSMIKQSFSAKEIEEPLNGDGFGVGWYHKEISPDPATFVSIYPAWNNRNLRYLAPKVKSECLVAHVRAASEGDVSEANCHPFHYHNYLMLHNGGVEEFIKIKRRLTSSLHEDRYRWIKGQTDSEHLFAVFLDKLATRGANFDAEDVADSFEEMIIDMKAAMHEAEITDPAYLNMVFVDGERMVGLRYISNPSDKPLTLYYSEGSRYVCEDGMCHMLPATPEEKSVMIVSEKLTEFAEDWKPIPDNHMILVKKDLSVSLRKVTA, encoded by the coding sequence ATGTGCCGACTCCTCGCCTACCTGGGAAGACCTATCCTGATGGATAAATTCCTGTATGAGCCTAAAAACTCCATGATCAAACAGAGCTTTAGCGCCAAAGAAATTGAGGAGCCGCTCAATGGCGACGGTTTCGGCGTAGGCTGGTACCACAAGGAGATTTCGCCCGACCCCGCCACTTTTGTGTCGATTTACCCGGCATGGAACAACCGCAACCTCCGCTACCTGGCGCCAAAAGTAAAGTCAGAATGCCTGGTGGCCCATGTTCGTGCTGCCAGTGAAGGAGACGTTTCGGAAGCCAACTGCCACCCTTTTCATTACCACAACTACCTGATGCTGCACAATGGTGGCGTTGAGGAATTCATCAAAATAAAACGACGGCTAACCAGCTCGCTGCATGAAGATCGCTACCGCTGGATCAAAGGTCAGACGGATTCTGAACATCTATTCGCTGTTTTCCTTGATAAGCTGGCGACAAGAGGTGCCAACTTCGACGCCGAGGATGTGGCCGACTCCTTCGAGGAAATGATTATCGACATGAAGGCTGCCATGCACGAAGCTGAGATCACAGACCCTGCCTACCTCAACATGGTGTTTGTGGACGGTGAGCGAATGGTGGGCCTGCGGTACATTTCTAATCCGAGCGACAAGCCATTGACTTTATATTACTCAGAGGGAAGCCGCTATGTGTGCGAGGACGGCATGTGCCATATGTTGCCTGCCACGCCGGAAGAAAAGTCGGTGATGATTGTATCGGAAAAACTGACGGAGTTTGCTGAGGACTGGAAACCCATTCCCGATAATCATATGATTTTGGTAAAAAAGGACTTGAGTGTGAGCTTGAGAAAGGTAACGGCCTGA
- the mnmD gene encoding tRNA (5-methylaminomethyl-2-thiouridine)(34)-methyltransferase MnmD, protein MDSNVHLILTEDGSHSLKNEALNETYHSFHGAVQESAHVFIEMGLRHWCNHHEGTPSILEIGFGTGLNAYLSLIFAEKHARPVAFETLETFPLPTEIYENLNYADLIGEGELPKYFQLLHSSDWGKPVEITQHFFLKKLETPVHDYSPTTPFNIIYFDAFAPNKQPDMWTMEVIQKMYDSLAAGGFLVTYCAQGQFKRNLKQAGFTVEELPGPPGKKEMVRALKK, encoded by the coding sequence ATGGACTCAAATGTTCACCTGATCCTGACAGAAGACGGCTCACATTCCTTGAAGAATGAAGCACTCAATGAGACCTACCACTCGTTCCATGGTGCAGTCCAGGAATCCGCTCACGTTTTTATCGAAATGGGGCTCAGGCATTGGTGTAACCATCACGAAGGTACACCGAGCATTCTGGAAATTGGCTTTGGCACAGGGCTTAATGCCTATCTCAGTCTGATCTTTGCTGAAAAGCATGCCCGACCGGTAGCCTTCGAGACGCTGGAGACTTTTCCCCTGCCAACCGAGATTTATGAAAACCTGAACTATGCCGATCTGATTGGAGAAGGCGAGCTGCCAAAGTACTTTCAACTGCTTCACAGCTCCGACTGGGGTAAGCCCGTGGAAATTACCCAGCACTTTTTCCTAAAGAAGCTTGAAACTCCGGTACACGACTATTCCCCAACCACTCCTTTCAATATCATCTACTTCGATGCATTTGCTCCCAACAAGCAGCCCGACATGTGGACGATGGAAGTGATACAAAAGATGTATGACTCGCTTGCTGCCGGGGGTTTTCTGGTAACATATTGTGCACAAGGGCAGTTTAAGCGAAACCTGAAGCAAGCGGGTTTTACAGTGGAGGAACTCCCCGGCCCGCCAGGCAAAAAGGAAATGGTAAGGGCTTTGAAAAAGTAG
- the ispF gene encoding 2-C-methyl-D-erythritol 2,4-cyclodiphosphate synthase produces MKKPTIRIGYGYDVHQLKEGYDLWLGGIKIDHEKGAVGHSDADVIIHVICDAILGAANMRDIGYHFPDTDPKYKGIDSKKLLDEVMTLIRNKHYEVGNIDVTLCAQRPKVNPFIPKMVAVLSEVMDVAEEDISIKATTTEKLGFVGTEQGIAAHAVALIYRVEKTKGGG; encoded by the coding sequence ATGAAAAAGCCAACTATCAGGATCGGTTACGGATACGATGTGCACCAGCTAAAGGAAGGCTACGACCTATGGCTTGGGGGCATAAAAATCGACCATGAAAAAGGTGCTGTTGGGCACTCAGACGCCGACGTGATCATTCACGTAATTTGCGACGCTATTCTAGGCGCTGCCAATATGCGGGATATTGGTTATCACTTCCCCGACACAGATCCAAAATACAAGGGAATTGACAGTAAAAAACTCCTCGACGAGGTGATGACCCTCATTAGAAATAAACACTATGAAGTGGGAAACATTGACGTGACCCTCTGCGCTCAAAGGCCAAAAGTGAACCCGTTTATTCCCAAAATGGTGGCAGTTCTTTCCGAGGTAATGGATGTAGCTGAGGAAGATATTTCCATAAAAGCCACTACCACCGAAAAGCTGGGCTTCGTTGGAACCGAACAAGGTATTGCTGCCCACGCTGTAGCGCTCATTTATAGAGTAGAAAAAACAAAGGGCGGAGGTTGA
- a CDS encoding M16 family metallopeptidase: MIQFESFKLANGLEVHVIPDPSTELAVVNILYKVGSRDEEEHKTGFAHLFEHLMFGGSKHIPSYDEPLQLVGGENNAFTSPDITNYYITLPAANIETAFWLESDRMLSLSFDPKVLEVQQKVVIEEFKQRYLNQPYGDIWLKLRPLAYKEHSYKWATIGKEISHIENATMMDVQDFFFKYYRPNNAVLVVAGKVTTEQVQKLAEKWFGPIPAGDVPARRLRAEPKQHDVRIMNVQSKVPLSALYKTFHMSGRAADNYQSIDFLGDILGRGKSSRLYNVLVKEKKIFNSIQSYVLGSIDPGLLMIDGKLNEGHTFDEAEKAIDEVLSEIKSKKINDDELIKVKNKALSSLVFSEVELLNQAMNVAFMSFLGDPNWVNKETDKIESVTTDNILDEANNILAKANSSTLYYEAIK, encoded by the coding sequence ATGATTCAATTTGAAAGTTTTAAACTAGCCAATGGGCTGGAGGTGCACGTTATACCTGACCCCAGCACCGAACTGGCAGTGGTCAATATCTTATACAAGGTAGGCTCGAGAGATGAGGAAGAGCATAAGACCGGCTTTGCACATCTTTTTGAGCACCTGATGTTTGGCGGCTCAAAGCATATTCCAAGCTACGATGAGCCGCTTCAGCTGGTGGGCGGGGAAAACAACGCCTTTACCAGCCCCGACATTACCAACTATTATATCACATTACCGGCTGCCAATATCGAGACGGCTTTTTGGCTGGAGTCGGATCGTATGCTGAGTTTATCGTTTGACCCGAAAGTGCTGGAAGTGCAGCAAAAAGTGGTGATTGAGGAATTTAAACAGCGCTACCTGAACCAGCCTTACGGCGATATTTGGCTGAAGTTGAGACCTCTGGCCTATAAAGAGCACTCCTATAAATGGGCGACCATCGGAAAGGAAATTTCCCACATAGAGAATGCGACCATGATGGATGTGCAAGACTTTTTCTTCAAATATTACCGTCCTAATAATGCTGTCCTGGTGGTGGCCGGCAAGGTCACTACTGAACAAGTACAAAAATTGGCAGAGAAGTGGTTTGGTCCTATTCCGGCAGGGGATGTTCCAGCACGGCGCTTGCGAGCGGAACCAAAGCAACATGATGTACGAATAATGAATGTGCAATCAAAAGTGCCTTTAAGTGCTCTGTACAAAACGTTCCATATGAGTGGACGGGCAGCCGACAACTATCAATCGATCGATTTTCTGGGAGATATTCTGGGCAGAGGGAAATCGAGCAGGTTGTACAATGTGCTGGTGAAGGAGAAAAAAATATTCAACAGCATCCAGTCGTATGTGCTGGGCTCCATTGACCCCGGCCTGCTGATGATTGATGGCAAGCTGAATGAAGGCCATACCTTTGACGAAGCTGAAAAGGCAATTGATGAGGTGTTAAGCGAAATAAAATCGAAAAAGATTAACGATGATGAGTTGATCAAAGTGAAAAACAAAGCACTTTCATCTCTTGTTTTCTCTGAAGTGGAGTTGCTGAACCAGGCAATGAATGTGGCTTTCATGTCGTTTCTGGGAGACCCAAACTGGGTGAACAAGGAAACCGATAAAATCGAATCGGTAACTACAGACAATATTCTTGACGAAGCCAACAACATTCTCGCCAAAGCCAATAGCTCCACGCTCTACTACGAAGCAATAAAATGA
- a CDS encoding alpha-ketoacid dehydrogenase subunit alpha/beta produces MKFDRKSLTDKQLLSIYEKLLEPRLIEEKMLILLRQNKISKWFSGIGQEAISVGATLALKESEYILPMHRNLGVFTSRGIPYERLFSQFQGTANGFTKGRDRSFHFGTQEFKIVGMISHLGPQLALADGIALAGKLKKENTATAVFTGDGGSSEGDFHEAINVAAVWNLPVLFIVENNGYGLSTPSNEQFKFKSFVDKGPGYGIETISIDGNNILEVYLNISRLAEDIRKNPRPILIEANTFRMRGHEEASGTKYVPKELMDYWATKDPINNFEQYLLETGVLTAEIAEKTRKKIKAQVDKAVKIAFSEPEVVPSTEQELADLYSPFEQQVVAPKSKNTSPKRFLDAITDGLRQSMERYPELVLMGQDIAEYGGVFKATDGFVEKFGKDRVRNTPLCESAIIGTGLGLSIKGMKSMVEMQFADFVTEGFNQIVNNLAKSHWRWGQKADVVVRMPTGAGVAAGPFHSQSNEAWFFHTPGLKIVYPSTVYDAKGLLNAALEDPNPYMYFEHKVLYRSLTEEIPDDYYTVEIGKARLAAEGTDISIITYGMGVHWAQHVCNELGVSADIVDLRTLLPWDKEVVRETVKKTGKVLVLHEDCLTGGIGAEIAAWISEHCFTSLDAPVMREASLDTPVPFAPALEQNFLPKGRLKERIEELLRF; encoded by the coding sequence ATGAAATTTGACAGGAAGTCGCTGACTGACAAACAGCTTCTTTCCATATACGAAAAGCTTTTAGAACCCAGGCTGATCGAAGAGAAAATGCTGATCCTTCTTCGTCAGAACAAAATCAGCAAATGGTTTTCAGGCATTGGCCAGGAGGCAATATCCGTTGGGGCCACACTCGCTCTCAAGGAAAGCGAATACATCCTGCCAATGCACCGCAATCTTGGCGTGTTTACCTCCCGTGGTATCCCCTACGAAAGACTTTTTTCGCAGTTTCAGGGCACGGCCAATGGGTTTACCAAAGGCCGGGATCGGTCATTTCACTTTGGCACCCAAGAGTTTAAGATTGTAGGCATGATCAGCCATTTGGGGCCGCAGTTGGCCCTGGCAGATGGCATTGCCCTGGCCGGTAAGCTGAAAAAGGAGAATACCGCAACCGCTGTTTTCACCGGCGATGGTGGTAGCAGCGAGGGCGACTTCCACGAGGCCATTAATGTGGCGGCTGTCTGGAATTTGCCGGTGCTTTTTATTGTAGAAAATAATGGCTACGGCCTGAGTACACCCAGCAACGAACAATTCAAGTTCAAATCTTTTGTGGACAAAGGGCCAGGCTATGGTATCGAGACGATCAGTATCGACGGCAATAATATCCTGGAAGTGTATCTTAACATCTCCAGGCTGGCGGAAGATATCAGAAAAAATCCAAGACCAATTCTGATTGAGGCCAACACATTTAGGATGCGGGGGCACGAGGAGGCGTCCGGTACCAAGTACGTGCCTAAGGAGCTAATGGACTATTGGGCGACCAAAGACCCAATCAACAATTTTGAACAATACCTGCTCGAAACTGGTGTGCTGACCGCCGAGATTGCAGAAAAGACCAGAAAGAAAATAAAAGCCCAGGTGGACAAGGCTGTGAAAATAGCTTTTAGCGAGCCCGAGGTGGTTCCGTCGACGGAGCAGGAGCTGGCTGACCTTTACAGCCCTTTCGAGCAGCAAGTAGTTGCTCCAAAGAGTAAAAACACCTCCCCGAAGCGCTTTCTTGATGCCATTACTGACGGGCTTCGCCAAAGCATGGAAAGGTACCCCGAGCTTGTGCTCATGGGTCAGGACATTGCAGAGTACGGCGGAGTTTTCAAAGCGACGGATGGCTTTGTTGAGAAATTTGGAAAAGACAGGGTGCGCAACACGCCATTGTGTGAGTCTGCTATCATCGGTACCGGCCTTGGGCTTTCCATCAAAGGCATGAAGTCGATGGTGGAAATGCAGTTTGCTGATTTCGTAACTGAAGGCTTCAACCAAATCGTGAACAACCTGGCCAAAAGCCACTGGCGGTGGGGACAGAAGGCAGATGTGGTAGTGAGGATGCCAACGGGAGCTGGCGTGGCCGCCGGGCCATTTCATTCTCAATCCAACGAAGCCTGGTTTTTCCACACGCCTGGTCTAAAAATAGTGTATCCTTCCACGGTGTATGACGCCAAGGGTCTGCTGAATGCCGCTTTGGAAGACCCCAACCCCTACATGTACTTTGAGCACAAAGTGCTCTACCGCTCCCTTACTGAAGAGATTCCTGATGATTACTACACTGTCGAAATAGGTAAAGCCCGACTAGCTGCCGAAGGCACAGATATTTCCATTATTACCTACGGTATGGGGGTACACTGGGCTCAGCATGTTTGTAATGAACTGGGTGTGTCTGCTGATATTGTCGATTTAAGGACATTATTACCCTGGGACAAGGAAGTGGTAAGGGAGACAGTGAAGAAAACGGGCAAAGTGTTGGTGCTGCATGAGGATTGCCTCACGGGTGGCATCGGTGCCGAAATCGCTGCCTGGATAAGTGAGCATTGCTTCACCAGTCTTGATGCACCAGTTATGCGTGAAGCAAGTCTTGACACGCCAGTGCCTTTTGCGCCGGCATTGGAGCAAAATTTTTTACCAAAAGGCCGCCTGAAGGAAAGAATCGAAGAACTTTTGCGTTTTTAG